In Thermorudis peleae, a genomic segment contains:
- a CDS encoding TOBE domain-containing protein: protein MRISARNQLRGTVKAVKHGTVVSEVVLDIGNGQELVSVITRESAEQLGLAPGMAVVAIIKSTEVMIAAE, encoded by the coding sequence ATGCGGATCAGCGCACGCAACCAGCTTCGCGGAACGGTCAAGGCGGTCAAGCACGGGACGGTCGTAAGCGAGGTCGTGCTCGACATCGGCAACGGGCAGGAGCTGGTGTCGGTCATTACCCGCGAGTCGGCCGAGCAGCTTGGTCTGGCGCCGGGCATGGCGGTCGTGGCCATCATCAAGTCGACCGAGGTCATGATCGCGGCCGAGTAA
- a CDS encoding DUF11 domain-containing protein — MQARVRPTIVSSMLLALVLILAACKGNLTPVATAVLPTKVPQTPISLTPGNPGTGTAFQCPAPGMVKTYTAGADDQFAASPDPAPSPRPAFVSAVGNPPQTGFDGTVPNQHLLHSFTGLPSGGLIVAAQLETRVKPLSGEPENDGLALSSGATPALVYQTRIGTAGSITGLLPNPWNSSNYPTPQLLTVTLNPSVVAAMNSSGVLDVQIEDDTSVDYLTLRLCLHEQLPTPTGSTGGGPMPATAVPVTVVPATAVPATVVPPTPIPTKGPNPTAPVGTPPPSTHCDLQITKTIDSTSTPGVFVITVTVTNVGSGQCPSGETVNDPQPTGMAYASAPSVTESGGTAGWSCTPTWQCMAANPLPPGYSATFTLTAQAKPGTQNCATVSDVADNTPQNNHACATVPAGQPPATPTIAPTPTQQAVFCQYRLAKQVVLTDGGNPAKPTQSGHPAKVTITLTNAGPAGCTTPWTTLTISDSQPSGMTFSGPFSASLSGWSCSFSGGQVLCNGPALAPGQSVTVTFNATVTGQLGSADVRNCAGAKPMQIEACTVPEIP; from the coding sequence AAGGGGAACCTGACCCCAGTCGCGACCGCAGTGCTCCCCACAAAAGTTCCGCAGACGCCGATTTCGTTGACCCCCGGCAACCCAGGAACCGGAACGGCCTTTCAGTGTCCGGCTCCTGGCATGGTGAAGACGTATACGGCGGGTGCAGATGATCAGTTCGCTGCGAGCCCTGACCCTGCCCCATCGCCCCGCCCAGCGTTCGTGAGCGCGGTGGGTAATCCGCCGCAAACAGGGTTCGATGGCACCGTACCGAACCAGCATCTCCTGCATTCGTTCACCGGCTTACCAAGCGGCGGGCTCATCGTGGCAGCGCAACTCGAAACACGCGTGAAGCCGCTGAGTGGTGAGCCAGAGAACGACGGTCTGGCCCTCTCTAGCGGGGCAACCCCAGCCCTCGTCTATCAGACGCGCATCGGCACAGCCGGCAGCATCACTGGGCTGCTCCCAAACCCGTGGAATTCATCGAACTACCCCACACCGCAGCTGCTCACCGTGACGCTCAATCCAAGCGTGGTCGCAGCGATGAACAGCTCTGGTGTTCTCGACGTCCAGATCGAGGACGACACGAGCGTCGACTACCTCACGCTCCGGCTGTGCCTGCATGAGCAGCTGCCGACACCGACCGGGTCAACCGGGGGCGGACCGATGCCCGCGACGGCTGTTCCCGTCACGGTCGTGCCCGCGACGGCGGTACCGGCAACAGTAGTGCCACCGACGCCCATCCCGACAAAGGGGCCCAATCCGACAGCACCAGTTGGCACGCCGCCTCCATCGACACACTGCGACCTGCAAATCACCAAGACGATCGATTCTACAAGCACACCTGGCGTCTTTGTGATCACCGTCACTGTGACGAACGTTGGCTCGGGGCAATGTCCATCGGGTGAAACGGTCAATGACCCACAGCCAACCGGCATGGCCTATGCCTCAGCCCCCAGCGTGACGGAATCGGGCGGCACCGCCGGGTGGAGCTGCACGCCAACCTGGCAATGCATGGCAGCCAATCCGCTCCCACCAGGCTATAGCGCGACTTTCACCCTGACGGCGCAGGCCAAGCCAGGGACGCAGAACTGCGCGACGGTGTCTGATGTTGCTGACAATACCCCACAGAACAATCACGCCTGCGCGACCGTACCAGCCGGGCAACCACCGGCAACCCCAACGATCGCGCCGACGCCGACGCAGCAGGCAGTGTTCTGCCAGTATCGCTTAGCCAAGCAGGTGGTCCTGACAGATGGCGGCAATCCTGCCAAGCCAACACAGTCCGGGCACCCAGCCAAGGTGACTATCACCCTCACCAATGCTGGGCCGGCTGGCTGCACCACCCCGTGGACAACGCTCACTATCAGCGACAGCCAGCCGAGCGGCATGACGTTCAGCGGGCCGTTTAGCGCCAGCCTGAGCGGCTGGTCCTGCAGCTTCAGCGGGGGGCAGGTGCTCTGCAACGGGCCAGCGCTGGCGCCTGGGCAGAGCGTCACCGTGACGTTCAATGCCACCGTCACTGGTCAATTGGGCAGCGCTGACGTGCGCAATTGCGCCGGGGCGAAGCCCATGCAGATCGAAGCCTGCACCGTGCCGGAAATCCCCTAA
- a CDS encoding MarR family winged helix-turn-helix transcriptional regulator — MVPMTPLITEVLTLARALARVAGPRALPKLAALDLTMAQLKLLILLAGIGQATVSELASRLQVSAPTASHLVDKLVQAGLAQRTEDPHDRRRTIVTLTREGEELHHQLRDWAHGEQFRLWLEQLTAEELEALATGLRALVRVAGVDVNQIACAQQEIVTPVVDPIAQASA; from the coding sequence ATGGTGCCGATGACACCACTCATCACTGAAGTCTTAACCCTCGCCCGGGCACTGGCACGGGTGGCTGGGCCACGCGCGCTGCCGAAGCTGGCCGCGCTCGACCTCACCATGGCGCAATTGAAGCTGCTGATCCTCCTGGCAGGCATCGGCCAGGCGACGGTCAGTGAGCTGGCGAGCCGCCTGCAGGTGAGCGCGCCGACGGCAAGCCACCTGGTCGACAAGCTCGTGCAGGCAGGGCTTGCCCAGCGGACGGAAGATCCGCACGACCGACGGCGAACGATCGTGACGCTGACACGCGAGGGCGAAGAGTTGCATCACCAGTTGCGCGACTGGGCGCATGGTGAGCAGTTCCGGCTCTGGCTCGAGCAGCTCACGGCGGAGGAGCTGGAGGCGCTGGCAACCGGCTTGCGGGCGTTGGTTCGCGTCGCGGGCGTAGATGTGAATCAGATCGCATGTGCACAGCAGGAGATAGTGACTCCGGTTGTGGATCCGATTGCTCAGGCGTCGGCATAG